CACCGGAGACCTGTCCCGGATGCATGGCGAGCAGGCCCTGGAGGCCCAGGCTGGCCGTCACCTCGTCAATCCGGCGCGGCGACTTGCCGCTCAAACGGGCGGCGAAGCGGATGTTCTCGCCAACGGTGAGAAAGTCCAGGAGACCGCCGGTCTGCAGGACATAGGCAAAGTAACGCCGCCGGATCAGTGCCCCCTGCTGGCGGGAAACCGCGCACAGATTGAGCGTACGCTCGCCGTCATAGAGGTCGAAGCGGTCCACGCGATCCGATGACAGGATCAGCGCCAGCATGTCGAACAGGGTGCTCTTGCCGCTGCCGTTGGGACCAAGAACGACCGCCAGGCTGCCGTGCTGGAGACGAAGCTCCGGGACCCGGATCTGGACCTCCTGCCCGAGCCCCTTACGTCGCAGATGCATTTCCTGCACCCACAGCCGCAGACCACCAGTCCCCAATCCATTCGCAATGCCCTCGGTTGTCATGGGAGGTGATTGAGTTCAACGCCGACCACGCGCTCCTTGGCGCCAGTGCTCAAGCGCCGCCAGACCTGCGGATCGCCGCGGGCGCGGCGCAAGTCTTCATAGGTGGCGAGCTTGGTCTTCAGTGATGCCACGAAGCCTTGGACCCGGTCCGGGTTCTGGAACTCGTCCCGGGTCATGGACATGATGTCACTGTCGTAGGGGAGTTGGTCGATGCCGAGGGGAATGGCAAAGGCATCGCGGAAGTTGACCGCCGTCGGGTCGACCATGGTGATACGGGTGTTGCGCGCCACCAAGTCGAAAAAGTCCAGGGTCGTGCCACTCTCGCCGCGCAGGGCGATCTCCCCGACGTCCTTTAA
The DNA window shown above is from Candidatus Thiodictyon syntrophicum and carries:
- a CDS encoding ATP-binding cassette domain-containing protein; this encodes MHLRRKGLGQEVQIRVPELRLQHGSLAVVLGPNGSGKSTLFDMLALILSSDRVDRFDLYDGERTLNLCAVSRQQGALIRRRYFAYVLQTGGLLDFLTVGENIRFAARLSGKSPRRIDEVTASLGLQGLLAMHPGQVSGGQRRRAALARALVQEPRILLADEPTADLDSASARIVLDAFRELARSYATSVLMVTHDEALVHGRADAIYRFVSRPAGHGVSVSTLESRSPHADRTPKRSATDITTGIAVHQEPVPQYDVAAMIPHPGFASVLS